A single window of Streptomyces aquilus DNA harbors:
- the pgsA gene encoding CDP-diacylglycerol--glycerol-3-phosphate 3-phosphatidyltransferase, with product MTGVPASAASGPSKTGPSQRDASGTDHGDRPARGGKIAAAAVNQASLWNIANILTMIRLLLVPGFVALMLAAGGHDPAWRSFAWAAFSVAMITDLFDGHLARTYNLVTDFGKIADPIADKAIMGAALICLSALGDLPWWVTAVILGRELGITLLRFIVIRYGVIPASRGGKLKTLAQGIAVGMYILALTGWLATARFWVMAVAVVLTVATGLDYVRQAIVLRRQGIAEREAALEESEA from the coding sequence ATGACCGGAGTACCGGCATCCGCTGCGAGCGGCCCCTCCAAGACGGGCCCTTCGCAGCGGGATGCGTCCGGTACCGACCACGGCGACAGGCCCGCGCGCGGCGGCAAGATCGCGGCCGCGGCCGTCAACCAGGCCAGCCTCTGGAACATCGCCAACATCCTGACGATGATCCGGCTCCTGCTGGTGCCGGGCTTCGTCGCGCTGATGCTGGCCGCCGGCGGACACGACCCCGCCTGGCGCTCGTTCGCCTGGGCGGCCTTCTCCGTCGCCATGATCACCGACCTCTTCGACGGCCATCTGGCGCGCACGTACAACCTCGTCACCGACTTCGGGAAGATCGCCGACCCCATCGCCGACAAGGCGATCATGGGGGCGGCGCTGATCTGTCTCTCCGCGCTCGGCGACCTGCCGTGGTGGGTGACCGCGGTCATCCTCGGCCGGGAACTCGGGATCACGCTGCTGCGTTTCATCGTCATCCGGTACGGCGTCATCCCGGCGAGCCGCGGCGGCAAGCTGAAGACCCTCGCGCAGGGCATCGCGGTCGGGATGTACATCCTGGCGCTGACGGGGTGGCTGGCGACCGCGAGATTCTGGGTGATGGCTGTGGCGGTCGTCCTGACCGTGGCGACCGGACTCGACTATGTGAGACAGGCCATTGTGCTGCGCAGGCAGGGAATCGCCGAGCGCGAGGCGGCGTTGGAGGAGTCGGAAGCGTGA
- the rimO gene encoding 30S ribosomal protein S12 methylthiotransferase RimO — protein MPERRTVALVTLGCARNEVDSEELAGRLEADGWDLVEDAADADVAVVNTCGFVDAAKKDSVDALLEANDLKGQGRTQAVVAVGCMAERYGKDLAEALPEADGVLGFDDYADISDRLQTILSGGIHAAHTPRDRRKLLPISPAERQDSAAEVALPGHGPADLPEGVAPSSGPRAPLRRRLDGSPVASVKLASGCDRRCTFCAIPSFRGSFISRRPSDVLNETRWLAEQGVKEIMLVSENNTSYGKDLGDIRLLESLLPELAEVDGIERVRVSYLQPAEMRPGLIDVLTSTPKVVPYFDLSFQHSAPGVLRAMRRFGDTDRFLELLDTIRSKAPQAGVRSNFIVGFPGESEADLAELERFLGGARLDAIGVFGYSDEEGTEAATYDNKLDEDVVAERLARVSRLAEELVSQRAEERVGETVHVLVESVDEEGVYGRGAHQAPETDGQVLLTSGEGLGVGRIVEAKVVGTEGVDLVAEPVTGSLACSEEAGR, from the coding sequence ATGCCTGAACGCCGTACCGTCGCACTCGTCACTCTTGGCTGCGCCCGCAACGAGGTGGACTCGGAGGAGCTCGCAGGCCGCTTGGAGGCGGACGGCTGGGACCTCGTGGAGGACGCCGCGGACGCGGACGTCGCCGTCGTCAACACCTGCGGCTTCGTCGACGCCGCCAAGAAGGACTCCGTCGACGCCCTCCTGGAGGCCAACGACCTCAAGGGCCAGGGCAGAACCCAGGCCGTCGTGGCGGTGGGCTGCATGGCCGAGCGGTATGGGAAGGACCTCGCCGAGGCCCTTCCCGAGGCCGACGGCGTGCTCGGCTTCGACGACTACGCCGACATCTCCGACCGCCTGCAGACCATCCTGTCCGGCGGCATCCACGCCGCGCACACCCCGCGCGACCGGCGCAAGCTGCTGCCGATCAGCCCGGCCGAGCGCCAGGACTCGGCGGCCGAGGTGGCGCTGCCCGGGCACGGCCCCGCGGACCTTCCGGAGGGGGTCGCTCCGTCCTCCGGCCCGCGCGCGCCCCTGCGCCGCCGTCTGGACGGCTCCCCGGTCGCCTCGGTGAAGCTCGCCTCCGGCTGCGACCGGCGCTGCACGTTCTGCGCCATCCCGTCCTTCCGCGGCTCGTTCATCTCCCGGCGGCCCTCGGACGTGCTCAACGAGACGCGCTGGCTGGCGGAGCAGGGCGTCAAGGAGATCATGCTGGTCTCCGAGAACAACACGTCCTACGGCAAGGACCTGGGCGACATCCGCCTGCTGGAGTCCCTGCTGCCGGAGCTCGCCGAGGTCGACGGCATCGAGCGGGTGCGCGTCAGCTACCTCCAGCCGGCCGAGATGCGGCCCGGCCTCATCGACGTACTGACGTCGACGCCCAAGGTCGTGCCCTACTTCGACCTGTCCTTCCAGCACTCCGCGCCCGGCGTGCTGCGCGCCATGCGCCGCTTCGGTGACACCGACCGCTTCCTGGAGCTGCTCGACACCATCCGGAGCAAGGCCCCGCAGGCGGGTGTGCGCTCCAACTTCATCGTCGGCTTCCCCGGCGAGAGCGAGGCCGACCTCGCCGAGCTGGAGCGATTCCTGGGCGGCGCGCGGCTGGACGCCATCGGCGTCTTCGGCTACTCCGACGAGGAGGGCACCGAAGCGGCCACGTACGACAACAAGCTCGACGAGGACGTCGTCGCCGAGCGGCTGGCACGTGTCTCCCGGCTCGCCGAGGAACTCGTCTCGCAGCGCGCCGAGGAGCGCGTGGGCGAGACCGTGCACGTGCTGGTGGAGTCCGTGGACGAGGAGGGCGTGTACGGGCGCGGTGCGCACCAGGCGCCCGAGACGGACGGCCAGGTGCTGCTCACGAGCGGCGAGGGGCTCGGCGTCGGCCGTATCGTCGAGGCGAAGGTGGTCGGTACCGAAGGTGTCGACCTGGTGGCCGAGCCGGTGACGGGCTCGCTCGCGTGTAGTGAGGAGGCGGGCAGATGA
- a CDS encoding Dps family protein: MYVVKSPLSDADLKTVAEALQGALVDLVDLALVAKQIHWNVVGPRFRSVHLQLDEVVDIARTHSDTVAERASALGVPPDGRAATVAAGSGIGAVPEGWVKDADAVGTLVDALGAVIGRMRERVAATGDADPVSQDLFIGITADLEKHHWMFQAENG, from the coding sequence ATGTACGTCGTGAAGAGCCCGTTGTCCGACGCGGACCTGAAGACCGTGGCCGAGGCCCTGCAAGGCGCCCTCGTCGACCTGGTGGACCTCGCCCTCGTGGCGAAGCAGATCCACTGGAACGTGGTCGGGCCCCGGTTCCGGTCCGTGCATCTGCAGCTCGACGAGGTCGTGGACATCGCGCGCACCCACTCCGACACCGTCGCCGAGCGGGCCTCCGCGCTGGGCGTCCCGCCCGACGGGCGTGCGGCGACCGTGGCGGCGGGCAGCGGCATCGGGGCGGTGCCCGAGGGGTGGGTCAAGGACGCGGACGCCGTGGGGACGCTGGTGGACGCGCTGGGCGCGGTGATCGGGCGGATGCGGGAGCGGGTCGCCGCCACCGGGGACGCGGACCCCGTCAGCCAGGATCTGTTCATCGGGATCACGGCGGATCTGGAGAAGCACCACTGGATGTTCCAGGCCGAGAACGGGTGA
- a CDS encoding CinA family protein yields the protein MNSPATEVVRLLTVKGETLAVAESLTGGLVAAEITAAPGASQAFRGSVTAYATELKHELLGVDAGLLAARGAVDPQVAAQMAAGVRKALGADWGIATTGVAGPDEQDGKPVGTVYVAVDGPAPGLSDGGKVASLRLNGDRAEIRMESVRSVLALLLQELAGEQTGNERAQDTERNGGF from the coding sequence GTGAATTCCCCGGCCACTGAAGTGGTGCGACTACTGACGGTGAAGGGCGAGACGCTCGCGGTCGCCGAGTCTCTCACCGGTGGATTGGTTGCGGCGGAAATCACAGCGGCGCCCGGGGCCTCCCAGGCCTTCCGCGGCTCGGTGACGGCCTACGCCACCGAACTGAAGCATGAACTGCTCGGTGTCGACGCGGGCCTGCTGGCGGCGCGTGGAGCGGTGGACCCGCAGGTCGCGGCCCAGATGGCAGCCGGCGTGCGCAAGGCGCTCGGCGCCGACTGGGGCATCGCGACCACGGGAGTCGCAGGGCCGGACGAACAGGACGGAAAGCCCGTCGGGACGGTCTATGTGGCGGTCGACGGACCCGCTCCGGGGCTCTCGGATGGCGGGAAAGTCGCCTCACTGCGGTTGAACGGCGACCGCGCGGAAATTCGTATGGAGAGTGTACGGAGCGTACTCGCACTGCTCCTTCAGGAGCTTGCGGGCGAACAGACCGGGAATGAGCGGGCACAGGATACGGAACGGAACGGGGGGTTTTGA
- a CDS encoding helix-turn-helix domain-containing protein has protein sequence MILLRRLLGDVLRRQRQRQGRTLREVSSSARVSLGYLSEVERGQKEASSELLSAICDALDVRMSELMREVSDELALAELAQSAAATPSQPVPTPVRPMLGSVSVTGVPPERVTIKAPAEAVDVVAA, from the coding sequence ATGATTCTGCTCCGTCGCCTGCTTGGTGACGTGCTGCGTCGGCAGCGCCAACGCCAGGGCCGTACTCTGCGCGAAGTCTCCTCGTCCGCCCGAGTTTCACTCGGCTATCTCTCCGAGGTGGAGCGGGGGCAGAAGGAGGCTTCCTCCGAACTGCTCTCCGCCATCTGCGACGCGCTGGACGTACGGATGTCCGAACTGATGCGGGAAGTGAGCGACGAGCTCGCCCTCGCCGAGCTGGCCCAGTCCGCTGCGGCCACCCCCAGCCAGCCCGTACCCACGCCGGTACGTCCGATGCTGGGTTCGGTGTCGGTGACCGGTGTGCCACCGGAACGGGTGACCATCAAGGCACCCGCCGAGGCAGTGGACGTCGTCGCCGCCTGA